In Staphylococcus saccharolyticus, one genomic interval encodes:
- a CDS encoding XRE family transcriptional regulator: MNLHILYNLRTKEHLEIEELARQLNAKYGTHYEAHQIWKWENHYHEPIFNDAMHLADFFNAPYQMFLESKVKEHQKHLDEVDIRM; the protein is encoded by the coding sequence GTGAATTTACATATTCTATATAACTTGAGAACTAAAGAACATTTAGAAATCGAAGAATTAGCACGGCAATTAAATGCTAAATATGGTACACATTACGAGGCGCATCAGATATGGAAGTGGGAAAATCATTATCACGAACCTATATTTAATGATGCAATGCATTTAGCAGACTTTTTCAATGCTCCATACCAGATGTTTTTAGAAAGTAAAGTGAAAGAGCATCAAAAGCATTTAGATGAAGTAGATATACGAATGTAA